One window of the Megalops cyprinoides isolate fMegCyp1 chromosome 2, fMegCyp1.pri, whole genome shotgun sequence genome contains the following:
- the lpin2 gene encoding phosphatidate phosphatase LPIN2 isoform X1, protein MKRLRPWGDADPPGSNAEEEASEQDDASSLKSSWTLVDTMNYVGQLAGQVLVTVKELYKGINQATLSGCIDVVVVRQQDGSYQCSPFHVRFGKLGVLRSKEKVIDIEINGEPVDLHMKLGDNGEAFFVQETGEQNEIVPAHLATSPIPTEEQMFWSRDPRHAGPGAEHGQAQAPEEPAGPPAATASVKKKKRRRKKHKADPRREEQTPTAGSEEIFEMDLSSDEEHAAHNARASSFTAVKDAEYKQHSVLHARDSYPLSDGDWSPSDSRTLSEPLSPKSDSELVLKPSENLLRNESHMQWTWGEFPESTRVTKKEKPELPKTVTITPSENTHFRVILSSEAMETGAETQQAVVDPVCAIVKPQPRTPVSPATPVTPAAGLPPGVTTSTPTDTAAPSAAAAHIAGDMGDAGADVKPLSKTDSPSKKKGVQKRSQHQGPEDIYLDDLKELEPEVVARYFPKSESDPVPKHWMEGELHSGSQSPQSVGSAAADSGTECLSDSASDLPDVTLSLCGGLSENSDISKEKFEQHIITYHEFAENPAIIDNPNLVVKIANRYYNWTLAAPLILSLQAFQKNLPKTTEEAWVKEKMPKKSGRWWFWRKRADSTVKQSETKLERQESHNGGGPTLPQESPILQSKGGDTSSDEESKEINAAALSEGLGQASTHSYKKSLRLSSDQIASLKLKEGPNDVTFSITTQYQGTCRCEGTIYLWNWDDKVIISDIDGTITKSDVFGQILPQLGKDWTHQGIAKLYHSVHENGYKFLYCSARAIGMADMTRGYLHWVNDRGTILPRGPLMLSPSSLFSAFHREVIEKKPENFKIECLTDIKNLFHPNQQPFYAAFGNRPNDVFAYKQVGVPDCRIFTVNPKGELIQEQTKGNKSSYSRLSELVEHVFPLLNKEQSSAFSFPEFSSFCFWRQPIPEISPEDLL, encoded by the exons GTGGACACCATGAACTACGTGGGCCAGCTGGCGGGCCAGGTGCTGGTGACGGTGAAGGAGCTCTACAAGGGCATCAACCAGGCCACGCTGTCGGGCTGCATCGACGTGGTGGTGGTGCGGCAGCAGGACGGCAGCTACCAGTGCTCGCCCTTCCACGTGCGCTTCGGCAAGCTGGGTGTGCTGCGCTCCAAGGAGAAAGTG ATCGACATCGAGATCAATGGAGAGCCAGTGGACCTGCACATGAAGCTGGGTGACAACGGAGAGGCCTTCTTCGTCCAGGAAACCGGGGAGCAAAAT GAGATTGTCCCAGCCCACCTCGCCACCTCGCCCATCCCCACCGAGGAGCAGATGTTCTGGAGCCGAGACCCGCGGCATGCGGGCCCCGGGGCGGAGCACGGGCAGGCCCAGGCCCCGGAGGAGCCGGCTGGCCCGCCCGCGGCCACGGCGTcggtgaagaagaagaagcggAGGAGGAAGAAGCACAAGGCGGACCCCCGCAGGGAAGAGCAGACCCCCACTGCAGGCAGTGAGGAGATCTTCGAAATGGACCTCAGCTCCGACGAGGAGCACGCCGCGCACAATGCAAG GGCATCGTCATTCACTGCGGTGAAGGATGCCGAATACAAACAGCACTCAGTTCTTCACGCTCGAGACAGCTACCCTTTATCTGATGGAGACTGGTCACCTTCAGACAG TCGGACCCTATCAGAGCCCCTCTCCCCGAAGAGTGACTCAGAGCTGGTGTTGAAGCCCTCAGAGAACCTCCTCAGGAACGAGTCTCACATGCAGTGGACGTGGGGCGAGTTCCCAGAATCCACTAGG GTCACCAAGAAGGAGAAGCCGGAGCTGCCGAAGACGGTGACCATCACGCCGTCGGAGAACACGCACTTCCGCGTCATCCTGAGCTCGGAGGCCATGGAGACGGGTGCCGAGACGCAGCAGGCCGTGGTGGACCCCGTCTGCGCCATCGTCAAGCCGCAGCCCCGCACCCCCGTGTCCCCCGCCACCCCCGTGACCCCCGCGGCCGGCCTGCCGCCCGGCgtcaccacctccacccccaccgaCACGGCCGCCCcctccgccgccgccgcccACATAGCCGGGGACATGGGTGACGCCGGCGCGGACGTGAAGCCCCTCTCCAAGACCGACTCGCCCTCCAAGAAGAAAG gtgttcagaaGAGAAGTCAGCACCAGGGCCCTGAAGATATCTACCTTGATGATCTGAAAGAACTTGAACCTGAAGTTGTTGCACGCTACTTTCCTAAGAG TGAGTCGGACCCCGTGCCTAAGCACTGGATGGAGGGAGAACTGCACTCCGGGTCCCAGTCCCCTCAGTCTGTGGGCAGCGCGGCGGCCGACAGCGGAACCGAGTGTCTGTCCGACTCCGCCAGTGACCTACCCGATGTCACCCTGTCACTCTGCGGTGGCCTCAGTGAGAACTCGGACATCTCCAAAG aaAAGTTTGAGCAGCATATCATCACATATCATGAATTTGCTGAAAATCCAGCCATTATTGACAATCCCAATTTGGTGGTAAAAATAGCAAACAG GTATTACAACTGGACACTGGCAGCACCGTTGATATTAAGCTTGCAAGCTTTTCAGAAGAACTTGCCTAAA ACCACAGAGGAAGCCTGGGTCAAGGAGAAGATGCCAAAGAAATCTGGTCGCTGGTGGTTTTGGCGCAAGAGGGCCGACAGCACTGTCAAGCAG TCAGAGACCAAGCTGGAGAGACAGGAGTCGCACAATGGAGGAggccccaccctcccccaggAAAGCCCCATCCTACA GTCTAAGGGTGGGGATACGTCCAGCGATGAGGAGTCCAAGGAGATCAATGCCGCAGCGCTGTCAGAGGGCCTGGGTCAAGCCAGCACCCATTCCTATAAGAAGTCACTGCGACTGTCCTCAGACCAGATT GCCAGCCTGAAGCTGAAGGAGGGGCCCAACGACGTCACCTTCAGCATCACCACACAGTACCAGGGAACCTGCCGCTGCGAGGGCACCATCTACCTGTGGAACTGGGATGACAAAGTCATCATCTCTGACATCGACGGGACCATCACCAA GTCTGATGTCTTTGGGCAGATCCTTCCCCAGCTTGGCAAGGACTGGACCCACCAAGGCATAGCGAAGCTCTACCACTCAGTACATGA GAATGGGTACAAGTTCCTGTACTGCTCTGCGCGTGCCATCGGCATGGCTGACATGACCAGGGGATACCTGCACTGGGTGAACGACAGGGGCACCATCCTGCCCCGAGGGCCCCTCATGCTGTCCCCCAGCAGCCTCTTCTCCGCCTTTCACAG GGAGGTCATCGAGAAAAAGCCGGAGAACTTCAAAATCGAATGCCTTACTGACATCAAGAACTTATTCCATCCGAACCAACAGCCCTTCTACGCCGCCTTTGGAAACCGACCTAAT GACGTGTTTGCCTACAAGCAAGTGGGTGTGCCAGACTGTAGAATATTTACAGTCAACCCTAAGGGTGAACTAATACAAGAGCAGACGAAAGGAAACAAGTCCTC GTACAGCCGGCTGAGCGAGCTGGTGGAGCATGTGTTCCCCCTGCTGAACAAGGAGCAGAGCTCCGCCTTCAGCTTCCCAGAGTTCAGCTCCTTCTGCTTCTGGAGGCAGCCCATCCCCGAAATCAGCCCCGAGGACCTCCTGTGA
- the lpin2 gene encoding phosphatidate phosphatase LPIN2 isoform X2 yields MNYVGQLAGQVLVTVKELYKGINQATLSGCIDVVVVRQQDGSYQCSPFHVRFGKLGVLRSKEKVIDIEINGEPVDLHMKLGDNGEAFFVQETGEQNEIVPAHLATSPIPTEEQMFWSRDPRHAGPGAEHGQAQAPEEPAGPPAATASVKKKKRRRKKHKADPRREEQTPTAGSEEIFEMDLSSDEEHAAHNARASSFTAVKDAEYKQHSVLHARDSYPLSDGDWSPSDSRTLSEPLSPKSDSELVLKPSENLLRNESHMQWTWGEFPESTRVTKKEKPELPKTVTITPSENTHFRVILSSEAMETGAETQQAVVDPVCAIVKPQPRTPVSPATPVTPAAGLPPGVTTSTPTDTAAPSAAAAHIAGDMGDAGADVKPLSKTDSPSKKKGVQKRSQHQGPEDIYLDDLKELEPEVVARYFPKSESDPVPKHWMEGELHSGSQSPQSVGSAAADSGTECLSDSASDLPDVTLSLCGGLSENSDISKEKFEQHIITYHEFAENPAIIDNPNLVVKIANRYYNWTLAAPLILSLQAFQKNLPKTTEEAWVKEKMPKKSGRWWFWRKRADSTVKQSETKLERQESHNGGGPTLPQESPILQSKGGDTSSDEESKEINAAALSEGLGQASTHSYKKSLRLSSDQIASLKLKEGPNDVTFSITTQYQGTCRCEGTIYLWNWDDKVIISDIDGTITKSDVFGQILPQLGKDWTHQGIAKLYHSVHENGYKFLYCSARAIGMADMTRGYLHWVNDRGTILPRGPLMLSPSSLFSAFHREVIEKKPENFKIECLTDIKNLFHPNQQPFYAAFGNRPNDVFAYKQVGVPDCRIFTVNPKGELIQEQTKGNKSSYSRLSELVEHVFPLLNKEQSSAFSFPEFSSFCFWRQPIPEISPEDLL; encoded by the exons ATGAACTACGTGGGCCAGCTGGCGGGCCAGGTGCTGGTGACGGTGAAGGAGCTCTACAAGGGCATCAACCAGGCCACGCTGTCGGGCTGCATCGACGTGGTGGTGGTGCGGCAGCAGGACGGCAGCTACCAGTGCTCGCCCTTCCACGTGCGCTTCGGCAAGCTGGGTGTGCTGCGCTCCAAGGAGAAAGTG ATCGACATCGAGATCAATGGAGAGCCAGTGGACCTGCACATGAAGCTGGGTGACAACGGAGAGGCCTTCTTCGTCCAGGAAACCGGGGAGCAAAAT GAGATTGTCCCAGCCCACCTCGCCACCTCGCCCATCCCCACCGAGGAGCAGATGTTCTGGAGCCGAGACCCGCGGCATGCGGGCCCCGGGGCGGAGCACGGGCAGGCCCAGGCCCCGGAGGAGCCGGCTGGCCCGCCCGCGGCCACGGCGTcggtgaagaagaagaagcggAGGAGGAAGAAGCACAAGGCGGACCCCCGCAGGGAAGAGCAGACCCCCACTGCAGGCAGTGAGGAGATCTTCGAAATGGACCTCAGCTCCGACGAGGAGCACGCCGCGCACAATGCAAG GGCATCGTCATTCACTGCGGTGAAGGATGCCGAATACAAACAGCACTCAGTTCTTCACGCTCGAGACAGCTACCCTTTATCTGATGGAGACTGGTCACCTTCAGACAG TCGGACCCTATCAGAGCCCCTCTCCCCGAAGAGTGACTCAGAGCTGGTGTTGAAGCCCTCAGAGAACCTCCTCAGGAACGAGTCTCACATGCAGTGGACGTGGGGCGAGTTCCCAGAATCCACTAGG GTCACCAAGAAGGAGAAGCCGGAGCTGCCGAAGACGGTGACCATCACGCCGTCGGAGAACACGCACTTCCGCGTCATCCTGAGCTCGGAGGCCATGGAGACGGGTGCCGAGACGCAGCAGGCCGTGGTGGACCCCGTCTGCGCCATCGTCAAGCCGCAGCCCCGCACCCCCGTGTCCCCCGCCACCCCCGTGACCCCCGCGGCCGGCCTGCCGCCCGGCgtcaccacctccacccccaccgaCACGGCCGCCCcctccgccgccgccgcccACATAGCCGGGGACATGGGTGACGCCGGCGCGGACGTGAAGCCCCTCTCCAAGACCGACTCGCCCTCCAAGAAGAAAG gtgttcagaaGAGAAGTCAGCACCAGGGCCCTGAAGATATCTACCTTGATGATCTGAAAGAACTTGAACCTGAAGTTGTTGCACGCTACTTTCCTAAGAG TGAGTCGGACCCCGTGCCTAAGCACTGGATGGAGGGAGAACTGCACTCCGGGTCCCAGTCCCCTCAGTCTGTGGGCAGCGCGGCGGCCGACAGCGGAACCGAGTGTCTGTCCGACTCCGCCAGTGACCTACCCGATGTCACCCTGTCACTCTGCGGTGGCCTCAGTGAGAACTCGGACATCTCCAAAG aaAAGTTTGAGCAGCATATCATCACATATCATGAATTTGCTGAAAATCCAGCCATTATTGACAATCCCAATTTGGTGGTAAAAATAGCAAACAG GTATTACAACTGGACACTGGCAGCACCGTTGATATTAAGCTTGCAAGCTTTTCAGAAGAACTTGCCTAAA ACCACAGAGGAAGCCTGGGTCAAGGAGAAGATGCCAAAGAAATCTGGTCGCTGGTGGTTTTGGCGCAAGAGGGCCGACAGCACTGTCAAGCAG TCAGAGACCAAGCTGGAGAGACAGGAGTCGCACAATGGAGGAggccccaccctcccccaggAAAGCCCCATCCTACA GTCTAAGGGTGGGGATACGTCCAGCGATGAGGAGTCCAAGGAGATCAATGCCGCAGCGCTGTCAGAGGGCCTGGGTCAAGCCAGCACCCATTCCTATAAGAAGTCACTGCGACTGTCCTCAGACCAGATT GCCAGCCTGAAGCTGAAGGAGGGGCCCAACGACGTCACCTTCAGCATCACCACACAGTACCAGGGAACCTGCCGCTGCGAGGGCACCATCTACCTGTGGAACTGGGATGACAAAGTCATCATCTCTGACATCGACGGGACCATCACCAA GTCTGATGTCTTTGGGCAGATCCTTCCCCAGCTTGGCAAGGACTGGACCCACCAAGGCATAGCGAAGCTCTACCACTCAGTACATGA GAATGGGTACAAGTTCCTGTACTGCTCTGCGCGTGCCATCGGCATGGCTGACATGACCAGGGGATACCTGCACTGGGTGAACGACAGGGGCACCATCCTGCCCCGAGGGCCCCTCATGCTGTCCCCCAGCAGCCTCTTCTCCGCCTTTCACAG GGAGGTCATCGAGAAAAAGCCGGAGAACTTCAAAATCGAATGCCTTACTGACATCAAGAACTTATTCCATCCGAACCAACAGCCCTTCTACGCCGCCTTTGGAAACCGACCTAAT GACGTGTTTGCCTACAAGCAAGTGGGTGTGCCAGACTGTAGAATATTTACAGTCAACCCTAAGGGTGAACTAATACAAGAGCAGACGAAAGGAAACAAGTCCTC GTACAGCCGGCTGAGCGAGCTGGTGGAGCATGTGTTCCCCCTGCTGAACAAGGAGCAGAGCTCCGCCTTCAGCTTCCCAGAGTTCAGCTCCTTCTGCTTCTGGAGGCAGCCCATCCCCGAAATCAGCCCCGAGGACCTCCTGTGA